In Cryptomeria japonica chromosome 10, Sugi_1.0, whole genome shotgun sequence, a genomic segment contains:
- the LOC131079132 gene encoding probable E3 ubiquitin-protein ligase ARI8, with translation MDYTEGPDEMEYESEDSSDTEEDLECCDEEKYSPLKAKENKGMKCYRVLSFQDICEQREKAMESVSSLCCISQAESRVLLQHFKWSVAKLQDEWFLNEQKVRADSGLFHKASVKQLRADEQLYCSICMDAHFIADMKALACAHYFCNSCWVNYIQISIRENGIGCISLRCPQPRCGAAVGEDTVLCLITEEQDRTKYGQFLVRSYVEENKRIKWCPAPECEYAVEVESGECEYDVTCKCSYNFCWGCSEEMHRPVDCDTIRKWVSKDKGSAETEKWKLVNTKPCPKCGRAIEKNQGCMHMRCVAPCYFEFCWLCLGDWKVHYNAACNRFQVDEEGIWSVEREAIKQSLERYSHYYERWAAHEKSRQKALSDLKRIQNLQIKQLGDMQRSTGLHLTFVTDAWLQIVECRRVLKWTYAYGYYLSQDETGHKNLFEHSQAYAESSLERLHQCAEEELQPFIASEKPPKEFEEFRSRLINLTKVTAQYFQNLVKALEKTE, from the coding sequence ATGGATTACACAGAAGGCCCTGATGAAATGGAGTACGAATCAGAGGATTCCTCTGATACTGAAGAAGATTTGGAATGTTGTGACGAGGAAAAGTATTCGCCGTTGAAGGCAAAAGAGAACAAGGGCATGAAGTGCTATAGGGTTTTGAGCTTTCAAGACATCTGTGAACAACGGGAGAAAGCCATGGAGTCTGTTTCATCCCTTTGCTGCATATCTCAAGCCGAGTCAAGGGTTCTCCTGCAACATTTCAAGTGGAGTGTCGCAAAATTGCAGGATGAATGGTTTCTGAACGAGCAGAAAGTGCGAGCAGATTCAGGATTGTTTCACAAGGCTTCAGTAAAACAGCTTAGGGCTGATGAGCAGTTATACTGTTCGATCTGCATGGATGCCCACTTCATTGCTGACATGAAAGCCCTTGCTTGTGCCCATTATTTCTGTAACAGCTGTTGGGTGAACTACATTCAGATCTCAATTAGGGAAAATGGAATTGGGTGTATCAGTTTGAGATGTCCTCAGCCAAGATGTGGGGCTGCTGTGGGCGAAGATACTGTGCTCTGTTTGATTACAGAGGAACAGGACAGAACAAAATATGGGCAATTTCTTGTTAGATCTTATGTTGAGGAAAACAAAAGAATCAAATGGTGTCCTGCTCCTGAGTGTGAGTATGCTGTGGAAGTGGAGAGTGGAGAGTGTGAGTATGATGTGACCTGCAAATGCTCTTATAATTTTTGCTGGGGCTGCTCAGAGGAGATGCATCGTCCTGTTGACTGTGATACTATTAGAAAATGGGTCTCCAAGGACAAGGGCAGTGCAGAAACAGAAAAATGGAAACTTGTTAATACAAAGCCCTGCCCAAAATGTGGCCGTGCAATTGAAAAGAATCAGGGTTGCATGCATATGAGATGTGTGGCTCCATGCTACTTTGAATTTTGTTGGTTATGCCTTGGGGATTGGAAAGTCCACTATAATGCTGCTTGCAACAGATTTCAAGTTGATGAAGAGGGGATATGGTCAGTTGAGAGAGAGGCCATTAAACAATCCTTGGAGAGATACAGTCATTATTATGAACGATGGGCAGCCCATGAAAAATCTAGGCAAAAAGCACTGTCAGATCTGAAGCGTATTCAAAATCTTCAGATCAAACAGTTGGGTGACATGCAACGCTCAACTGGGTTGCATCTTACATTTGTGACAGATGCATGGCTTCAGATTGTTGAATGCAGGCGTGTGCTCAAGTGGACATATGCTTATGGCTATTATCTTTCTCAAGATGAAACTGGCCACAAGAATTTATTTGAGCACTCCCAAGCTTATGCTGAGTCTTCTTTGGAACGACTTCATCAGTGTGCTGAGGAAGAGTTGCAGCCTTTTATTGCAAGCGAAAAGCCTCCAAAAGAATTTGAGGAATTTCGTAGCAGGCTTATTAACCTCACAAAAGTCACTGCCCAGTATTTTCAGAACCTTGTCAAAGCTCTGGAAAAAACTGAGTGA